Proteins from a single region of Carassius gibelio isolate Cgi1373 ecotype wild population from Czech Republic chromosome A5, carGib1.2-hapl.c, whole genome shotgun sequence:
- the LOC128004114 gene encoding ependymin-2 encodes MMHTVKLLCVVFSCLCAVAWASSDRQPCHSPPLISGTMKVVSTGGHDLASGEFSYDSKANKFRFVEDAAHANKTSHTDVLVHFEEGTLYEIDSKNESCKKETLQFRKHLMEIPPDATHESEIYMGSPSITEQGLRVRVWSGKLPELHAHYSLSITSCGCLPVSGSYYGDKKDLLFSFFGVETEVGDLQVFVPPAYCEGVAFEEAPDDHSFFDLFHD; translated from the exons ATGATGCATACAGTCAAGCTGCTCTGTGTGGTTTTCTCGTGCCTTTGTGCTGTTGCCTGGGCTTCATCTGATCGCCAGCCATGTC ATTCACCACCATTGATCAGTGGAACAATGAAAGTG GTTTCAACGGGGGGTCATGACCTTGCATCTGGAGAGTTCAGTTATGACTCCAAAGCGAATAAATTTCGTTTTGTGGAGGACGCTGCTCATGCGAACAAAACTTCTCATACGGATGTGCTCGTACATTTTGAAGAG GGTACACTTTATGAGATAGATAGTAAAAACGAAAGTTGCAAGAAGGAGACTCTGCAGTTCCGTAAGCACCTGATGGAGATTCCACCCGATGCCACTCACGAGTCTGAGATTTACATGGGCAGCCCCTCCATCACAGAACAGGGACTCAGAGTTCGCGTGTGGAGTGGAAAGTTGCCTGAACTTCACG CTCACTACTCTCTGTCAATCACTTCCTGTGGCTGTTTGCCGGTCTCTGGCTCCTACTATGGTGATAAGAAGGACCTTCTCTTCAG TTTTTTCGGGGTTGAAACAGAAGTTGGTGACCTGCAAGTCTTTGTACCCCCGGCCTACTGTGAGGGGGTGGCATTTGAGGAGGCCCCAGATGACCACAGCTTCTTTGACCTGTTCCACGATTGA
- the LOC128004146 gene encoding uncharacterized protein LOC128004146, translated as MFSRCLTPLCILTIICMVSTVASSPLGHRGALSFTNSLRLTRTIRARVQQVLSRYKQQLFGDELFEYRELMLSTLPAVTVSYQTWLHMQDNERLRLASHNLQTFWTHLEAQRQQLERERDATKDRREQRRDKRGKPQLNLCQSFVSLQIDLRDLMKQVNSQLNRLSITASTKSPPLHTLHSTSSSSPIPSMHHSTESTTVLQTPSQMNNPRSSTQSSVSLLQPTQASAASVFTGGKLSVDTQRTTTAEKSRWIQHLRGYVILRDLERYLSRLARDYAVLQAKH; from the exons ATGTTTTCGCGGTGTCTGACTCCTCTTTGCATCCTCACAATCATCTGTATGGTGTCTACAGTCGCCTCCTCCCCTCTTGGCCACAGGGGAGCACTGTCATTCACCAATTCACTGCGCCTCACTCGGACTATTCGCGCACGCGTCCAACAAGTGCTGTCTCGCTAC AAACAGCAGCTGTTTGGCGACGAGCTCTTTGAGTACAGAGAGCTGATGTTGAGCACACTTCCCGCGGTTACTGTGAGCTATCAGACCTGGCTACACATGCAG GACAATGAGCGTTTGCGTTTGGCCTCTCACAACCTCCAAACCTTCTGGACTCACCTGGAAGCTCAACGCcagcagctggagagagagagggatgccACGAAAGACAGGAGAGAGCAGAGAAGAGACAAACGAGGGAAGCCTCAGCTCAATCTGTGCCAAAGTTTCGTCAGTCTGCAAATAGATCTGCGGGACTTGATGAAACAAGTCAACTCTCAG TTAAACCGTCTGAGTATCACTGCATCCACAAAGTCCCCACCTCTCCATACCCTACACTCAACTTCATCTTCCAGTccgattcccagcatgcatcactcCACAGAGAGCACCACTGTACTCCAGACCCCATCTCAGATGAATAATCCTCGCAGTTCCACACAATCCTCTGTCAGCCTGCTACAACCCACCCAGGCATCAGCAGCCTCTGTTTTCACGGGAGGCAAGCTATCTGTGGATACTCAGCGGACAACAACAGCAGAGAAGTCCCGTTGGATCCAGCATCTGAGAGGGTATGTGATACTGAGAGATCTGGAACGGTACTTGAGCAGATTGGCACGAGATTATGCTGTGCTCCAAGCTAAACACTGA
- the LOC128004162 gene encoding muscarinic acetylcholine receptor M1-like yields MVSNARDTFWFSPEECIWPFKDLMLCQPENMNHTCISQAANLTTHPLGGHQVWEVVLIVLVTGPLSLITILGNSLVLISVRVNSQLQTISNYYLLSLAVADLILGTVSMNLYTAYIIMGRWTLGHLACDLWLTLDYVASNASVMNLLVISFDRYFSVTRPLTYRTKRTPKTAAALIALAWVVSFVLWGPAILFWPYVVGRPSGAEAQACSIPFLKVPPLTYGTAIAAFYLPVTIMIILYWRIYWEIENRAKGLTGLVGSVKNTRDILHGLDKQSVHQTSTKSNPSRSKDKKSRKGPSKSAHESYKESYCNSSWNIEDEDDSALSSSTDEEHEQNIKARAPSSSPTAIELKEVQSGSEDTKGVGEFSSAQHPSRQSHLKPPQKSDNSICHQLRAKHRINMIIKEKKAARTLSAILLAFILTWTPYNIIVLASISYCVPEKLWQLGYWLCYVNSTINPMCYALCNESFRVTFKALLLCRRGEKRKWETNSLNRHSSVRQNTACSNMKSFTL; encoded by the coding sequence ATGGTCAGTAATGCAAGAGACACTTTCTGGTTTTCCCCTGAAGAATGCATTTGGCCCTTCAAGGATCTGATGTTGTGTCAGCCCGAGAACATGAACCACACTTGCATCTCACAAGCAGCAAACCTTACCACGCATCCTCTCGGGGGTCATCAGGTATGGGAGGTGGTCCTGATTGTGCTTGTGACTGGGCCTCTTTCTCTTATTACCATACTGGGCAACTCCTTGGTGCTCATCTCCGTCCGAGTCAACAGTCAGCTACAGACCATCAGTAACTACTATCTTCTGAGTCTGGCGGTAGCAGACCTGATCTTGGGTACGGTGTCAATGAACCTATATACTGCATACATAATCATGGGCCGCTGGACACTGGGACATCTAGCTTGTGATCTGTGGTTGACACTTGACTATGTAGCGAGCAACGCCTCTGTCATGAACCTGCTGGTCATAAGCTTTGACAGATACTTCTCAGTCACACGGCCGCTGACTTATCGAACAAAGCGGACCCCGAAGACAGCAGCTGCATTGATCGCTCTGGCCTGGGTGGTATCGTTTGTGCTATGGGGACCCGCTATCTTGTTTTGGCCTTATGTGGTGGGACGACCATCTGGGGCTGAAGCCCAGGCCTGTTCCATCCCGTTCTTGAAGGTTCCTCCTCTTACATATGGCACTGCAATCGCTGCGTTCTACCTACCGGTCACGATCATGATTATTCTGTACTGGCGAATTTATTGGGAAATCGAGAACAGGGCGAAAGGACTCACTGGTTTAGTGGGATCTGTGAAAAACACTAGAGATATTCTGCATGGGTTAGACAAACAATCAGTGCACCAAACCAGTACCAAGAGCAACCCTAGTCGCTCAAAGGACAAAAAATCCAGAAAGGGACCAAGCAAATCAGCTCATGAGAGTTACAAGGAGTCTTACTGCAACAGCAGCTGGAACATTGAAGATGAGGATGATAGCGCCTTGTCCTCTTCCACAGACGAGGAACATGAGCAGAACATCAAGGCAAGAGCACCTTCATCCAGTCCAACTGCGATCGAGTTGAAGGAAGTCCAAAGTGGATCAGAGGATACCAAGGGTGTGGGAGAGTTCTCATCAGCTCAGCATCCCAGCAGACAGTCCCACTTAAAACCACCCCAAAAATCAGACAACAGCATTTGCCACCAGCTCAGAGCTAAACATCGCATTAATATGATAATTAAAGAGAAAAAGGCAGCCCGGACACTAAGTGCCATCTTGTTGGCTTTCATCCTCACGTGGACGCCATACAACATCATAGTTTTGGCTTCCATTTCATACTGTGTGCCTGAAAAGCTCTGGCAGCTGGGATACTGGCTGTGTTATGTAAACAGCACCATCAACCCCATGTGCTATGCCCTCTGCAACGAGTCTTTCCGGGTCACCTTCAAGGCACTGCTACTTTGTCGCCGAGGAGAGAAACGAAAATGGGAAACAAACAGCTTGAATCGCCATTCCTCTGTGAGGCAGAATACAGCTTGTAGTAACATGAAATCTTTCACTTTATGA